TCCAGAACGCAGCGTCGTCCCCTATCCGGGCCATCTGTCTAGATCCTTCACCGTGTTGGCGTACTCGTAATTGCTGAGACGGCGGAGCGGCGCGGTACCGGGCCTCGGCGTCTGGCAGAACGCCGAATCCAGCACGTCTTCCGGGGGTTCGACGATCCCAGGCTCGTCCCCGCCGGGGCCTGTGCCAGCGCCCGTGGACTGGCCGGGCCCGCCGATCTGGCCGTTGCAAGCCGCGACGAACGCGAGCAGGAGCGGCGCAGCGTACCTGAGGTGTGAGCCGAAAAGCTCGAGAGGCCAGCGATGCGTGTGTTGCTCGGGGTTCACCGTGTTCTCCACGCCGCGCCCGAAGAAAGGCACGAGTTGGTGCGAGCGCCGACCACATGGATTGGCACCTGCACGGGTTCCCGACGCTGCGACTCAACAGCGCCGATTTGATATGATGTACCAGAACCTGTCCCGTCCGGCTCACGGCAGAGGTCGATCGCGAACATTTTTGTGCCCCAACGACCCACCAACCCACCCATTTTATCTACCGCCGTCGCGTTTTTTGAATCCCGACGGTATCAGCGCGCGGCGTCTCGCTGCACATCACTGCTGAGAGCAGATACTTCAACCACCAACGATTTCGATGCCTGGACGTCGAGACGTCGGGATCGCGCTGGAGGAGAAGGCGCCTTCCTTCCGTCGTGAGGTCGTGGCACCATCGCCGCGCCAGGCGCCGTTCGAATCGACAGACGCTCGCGGAGGTGCAGCCGATGGGGGTCAAGGTTCTCTTCATCGTCAAGGAGATAGAGGGGGCCGAGCCGCTCGGCGCCCTGTACGTGGCGGGCTGTCTCGAGCAAGCGGGCCACGAGTGCAAGTTCATCGGCACGCGCGGCAACGACGTCCTCGCCGAGGTGCGGCGGTACGGGCCGGACGTCATCGCCTTCGGGGCGACGACCGGGCTCCATCGCTATTATCTCGGCCTCAATCACCACATCAAGCAGCATTACCCGAAGGTGGTGTCGCTGATGGGCGGGCCGCACGCGACCTACTATCCGGAGGTGATCCAGACGCCGGGGCTCGACGTGGTGTGCCAGGGCGAGGGCGAGGACGCCGCCGTCGAGCTGTGCGACGCGCTGGCGCGAGGCGACGATCACCGCGGTATCCGGGACCTCTGGGTCAAATCGGAGGGGAAGATCTACAGGAATCCAGCGCGCGGGCTGCGCCGCGACCTCGACGCGATCCCCTTCCCTCCGCGGCATCTGCTCTACGAGTACGACGACAGCCTGCGGCGGCGCCCCCTCAAGTCGTTCACCACCAACCGGGGGTGCCCCTTCCCCTGCAGCTACTGCTTCAACCCGTCGCTGGTCGAGCACTACGGCTCGAGCTGGAAGAAGGTGCGCGTCCGGAGCCCCGAGAACGTCGTGGCCGAGCTCGT
The DNA window shown above is from Sorangium aterium and carries:
- a CDS encoding B12-binding domain-containing radical SAM protein; its protein translation is MGVKVLFIVKEIEGAEPLGALYVAGCLEQAGHECKFIGTRGNDVLAEVRRYGPDVIAFGATTGLHRYYLGLNHHIKQHYPKVVSLMGGPHATYYPEVIQTPGLDVVCQGEGEDAAVELCDALARGDDHRGIRDLWVKSEGKIYRNPARGLRRDLDAIPFPPRHLLYEYDDSLRRRPLKSFTTNRGCPFPCSYCFNPSLVEHYGSSWKKVRVRSPENVVAELV